Within the Legionella pneumophila subsp. pneumophila str. Philadelphia 1 genome, the region GGTTAAGGACATTTCTGGACTGCATCTTTGTGACAAGGTTATTGACATCGACCAGAGTCCAATTGGCAGAACTCCGCGTTCCAATCCGGCAACTTATACTGGTTTATTTACTCATATCAGAGATTTATTCTCAGGGACTCCGGAATCAAGAGCACGAGGGTATCAACCTGGGCGCTTTAGTTTCAATGTAAAAGGTGGCCGGTGCGAAGCTTGTCAAGGTGATGGTCTTATCAAGGTTGAAATGCATTTTTTACCTGATATATACGTTTCTTGCGATGTATGCCAAGGCAAAAGATACAATAGGGAAACTTTGGAAATTCACTACAAAGGCAAAAATATTCATGAAGTGTTGGACATGACTGTCGAAGATGCGTGCGCTTTTTTTGCTGCCATTCCTGTTATTGCCAGAAAATGCCTAACATTAATGGATGTCGGTTTGTCTTATATAAAGCTTGGACAAAGTGCAACTACTCTCTCTGGAGGAGAAGCTCAAAGGATCAAGTTGGCCAGAGAATTATCAAAAAGGGATACCGGAAATACACTATATATTCTCGATGAGCCCACAACAGGATTACACTTTCATGACACGAAACAGTTATTAACTGTGTTGACTCGCTTGCGAGAGCAAGGAAATACCATTGTCATTATTGAACATAATTTGGATGTGATAAAAACGGCTGATTGGATCGTTGATCTTGGTCCTGAAGGAGGCAGTAAAGGGGGAAAGATTATTGCAACAGGAACACCCGAAATGGTTGCTGAAAACCCTCAATCTTTTACAGGTCAGTTTTTAAGACAAATTTTATCAAAATCAAATGAGCTTCTATTACAGAAATGCAAATAGTTCATTAATTATCAATTTGTCTTTATACTTGATGTGCTATCCAGGTTGTTTTTCAGGCAACCTGAATCTCTTTTTGTGACAAAAAACACGTTATCCAGTTGTTTCTTTTTTCTTATCTTAGCTGTTATTTTCTGAAATTTCGAGCTATAAATTAGGGAAGGAACCTTTCACAGGATAGGAAGATGAAAACATTTTTTATCGCAATTTTAATTATTATCGCACTCGCATTCGTTTGGGCAATTAGCATCTATAACACTCTAATCGGTTTGATAGAGGCAATTAATAACAACAAAAAACAAATAGATATTCAATTGGATAGGCGATTTAAAGTTTTTGAATCTCTGATCGAAGCAGTTAAAAAATACATGGATTACGAAAAAACAACATTAAAGGATGTCGTTGCTTTACGTAATCAGGCCCAGGCTGCTAAAGATGCGGGAGATGAGCAAGGTCGAATTGCTGCAGAAAATGGAATTTCAAAAATTGCATCCAATTTGAATTTGGTTTTTGAACAGTATCCTGATTTGAAAGCTAGCCAAAATGTCATGCAGTTACAAGAGGAAATTGTTAACACAGAAAACAAGTTAGCTTATGCGAAACAAGCTTATAATGATGGGATAGAACGTTATAACGCCAAGAAAAAATCATTTTTTGAATCCATGGTTGTGGCAATGTTTTCTTCTGCTTTGGATAAAGAATTTATCTATTGGGGGCTTCCAGAAGAGCAAATTCAAGCAAAAGAAAATTACACTGTGAAACTTTGAGCAATATACCATGGGGATTGCAGATTATCATGCCACAGCAGGAGATTGGCGTGCTCAATTGAGGCGAAATGAGAAAAAGACCCGAAGGGTGATTGCAGTCTTTTTTTTAGTTTATATCTTTGTGGGATTGATAGTCGATGCGTTTGTTTTACAAAGCATGTATCCTCATGCCTCGTTAGAAAATATTATCCATGCTTTAATCACTTTTAAAGTGGTGCCTTTTGCTACTTTATTAATGATCGCATTTGCAGGCATTTCCTTGTTAATTACTTATGCTCTTTATGACCGCATTATGTTATTGGGGACGGAGTATTATCAAATAACGCCAGAAACGGCTCGTAGCTTACAAGAAAAACAATTGTACAATGTTGTTGAAGAGATGAAAGTCGCATCAGGATTGCAATACATGCCTAAAGTTTACATTATCGAAGCCAATTACATGAATGCTTTTGCCAGTGGTTACAGTGAGAAATCGGCGATGGTCGCGATTACTCGTGGATTGATGGAAAAACTGGACAGGGCTGAAATGCAGGCTGTAATGGCTCATGAGTTAAGCCATATCAGACATCATGATATTAAATTGACTCTCATGGTTGCCGTGCTCAGTAATATTTTATTAATTGTCATTGAT harbors:
- a CDS encoding LemA family protein, with the protein product MKTFFIAILIIIALAFVWAISIYNTLIGLIEAINNNKKQIDIQLDRRFKVFESLIEAVKKYMDYEKTTLKDVVALRNQAQAAKDAGDEQGRIAAENGISKIASNLNLVFEQYPDLKASQNVMQLQEEIVNTENKLAYAKQAYNDGIERYNAKKKSFFESMVVAMFSSALDKEFIYWGLPEEQIQAKENYTVKL
- the htpX gene encoding zinc metalloprotease HtpX, whose protein sequence is MGIADYHATAGDWRAQLRRNEKKTRRVIAVFFLVYIFVGLIVDAFVLQSMYPHASLENIIHALITFKVVPFATLLMIAFAGISLLITYALYDRIMLLGTEYYQITPETARSLQEKQLYNVVEEMKVASGLQYMPKVYIIEANYMNAFASGYSEKSAMVAITRGLMEKLDRAEMQAVMAHELSHIRHHDIKLTLMVAVLSNILLIVIDILFYSVIYKRDRRGDNRLLMVIIILRYVLPIITVLLALFLSRTREYMADAGCVELMRDNEPMARALLKINQDHVQNAEQYAKAYGDTPHEQVRQASYLFDPSHIDPVKSLNNAFSTHPSIEQRLEALGFKRK